Proteins co-encoded in one Solea senegalensis isolate Sse05_10M linkage group LG8, IFAPA_SoseM_1, whole genome shotgun sequence genomic window:
- the LOC122773070 gene encoding uncharacterized protein LOC122773070 isoform X4, with translation MLTMNTDKWIFPLAVCFVCVSSSDNWCHEEVCGHVCENHKLSAPLGSSVLLPCNITNSSLNEVLWKHTAWGNLVELTSDGRVNFLFPKQGRVKVFPNQHSKGKYSMRIDELQNSDLGCYCCMQIDGPNCHQLELVVATGAPKEGMWLLMFICVGVAASILLSICSYLLYRNRTRSNTINLVGPGSEGIDNNSLVYADNDDQHLANQQDDPTRNHCSPPGALQYLGSTGPGQSTTIYPSGNQQLDFKRGESQRSKQRFHTELFSRLRQASLSGCYANQSEINKQIDQSANAQNQKRAGFTKKKAKENHEYKNPIYNRSTEQLHHP, from the exons ATGCTGACTATGAACACCGACAAGTGGATCTTCCCCTTAGccgtgtgctttgtgtgtgtgtcttcaagTG ATAATTGGTGCCATGAGGAAGTTTGTGGACATGTTTGTGAGAACCACAAACTCAGCGCTCCACTTGGCTCATCTGTGCTTCTCCCATGCAACATAACAAACAGCAGCCTCAATGAGGTGCTATGGAAACACACTGCTTGGGGGAACCTGGTCGAGCTCACATCTGATGGGCGTGTTAATTTCCTGTTCCCCAAACAGGGCAGAGTGAAAGTTTTTCCAAACCAGCACTCAAAAGGGAAGTACTCCATGAGAATAGATGAACTCCAGAACTCTGATCTGGGATGTTACTGTTGTATGCAGATAGACGGGCCTAACTGTCATCAGCTCGAGTTGGTTGTTGCAACAG GTGCACCAAAAGAAGGTATGTGGCTACTGATGTTCATCTGCGTTGGTGTGGCAGCTTCCATCCTGCTGAGTATCTGCAGCTACT TGCTCTACAGGAACAGAACACGGAGCAATACCATCAATCTTGTGGGTCCGGGGAGTGAGG GAATAGACAACAATAGTCTTGTTTATG CAGATAACGATGACCAACACTTAGCCAACCAGCAGGATGATCCCACCAGAAACCACTGTAGTCCTCCAGGAGCTCTGCAATACCTGGGCAGTACCGGGCCAGGTCAAAGTACCACCATTTATCCAAGCGGGAACCAGCAGCTTGACTTTAAACGAGGGGAAAGTCAGAGAAGCAAACAGAGATTCCATACAG AGCTCTTCAGCAGATTACGACAAGCGAGTCTCAGTGGATGTTACG CCAACCAAAGTGAAATCAACAAGCAAATAGACCAGTCAGCTAACGCACAGAATCAAAAGAGAG CAGGTTTCACGAAGaagaaagcaaaagaaa ATCACGAATACAAAAACCCCATTTACAACAGAAGCACGGAGCAGCTCCACCATCCGTAG
- the LOC122773070 gene encoding uncharacterized protein LOC122773070 isoform X2, which translates to MLTMNTDKWIFPLAVCFVCVSSSDNWCHEEVCGHVCENHKLSAPLGSSVLLPCNITNSSLNEVLWKHTAWGNLVELTSDGRVNFLFPKQGRVKVFPNQHSKGKYSMRIDELQNSDLGCYCCMQIDGPNCHQLELVVATGAPKEGMWLLMFICVGVAASILLSICSYLLYRNRTRSNTINLVGPGSEGPTAAANALPAQDNQDPVQEQLRGIDNNSLVYDNDDQHLANQQDDPTRNHCSPPGALQYLGSTGPGQSTTIYPSGNQQLDFKRGESQRSKQRFHTELFSRLRQASLSGCYANQSEINKQIDQSANAQNQKRAGFTKKKAKENHEYKNPIYNRSTEQLHHP; encoded by the exons ATGCTGACTATGAACACCGACAAGTGGATCTTCCCCTTAGccgtgtgctttgtgtgtgtgtcttcaagTG ATAATTGGTGCCATGAGGAAGTTTGTGGACATGTTTGTGAGAACCACAAACTCAGCGCTCCACTTGGCTCATCTGTGCTTCTCCCATGCAACATAACAAACAGCAGCCTCAATGAGGTGCTATGGAAACACACTGCTTGGGGGAACCTGGTCGAGCTCACATCTGATGGGCGTGTTAATTTCCTGTTCCCCAAACAGGGCAGAGTGAAAGTTTTTCCAAACCAGCACTCAAAAGGGAAGTACTCCATGAGAATAGATGAACTCCAGAACTCTGATCTGGGATGTTACTGTTGTATGCAGATAGACGGGCCTAACTGTCATCAGCTCGAGTTGGTTGTTGCAACAG GTGCACCAAAAGAAGGTATGTGGCTACTGATGTTCATCTGCGTTGGTGTGGCAGCTTCCATCCTGCTGAGTATCTGCAGCTACT TGCTCTACAGGAACAGAACACGGAGCAATACCATCAATCTTGTGGGTCCGGGGAGTGAGG GTCCCACTGCAGCTGCCAATGCTCTACCTGCACAAGACAATCAAGATCCAGTACAAGAACAGCTGAGAG GAATAGACAACAATAGTCTTGTTTATG ATAACGATGACCAACACTTAGCCAACCAGCAGGATGATCCCACCAGAAACCACTGTAGTCCTCCAGGAGCTCTGCAATACCTGGGCAGTACCGGGCCAGGTCAAAGTACCACCATTTATCCAAGCGGGAACCAGCAGCTTGACTTTAAACGAGGGGAAAGTCAGAGAAGCAAACAGAGATTCCATACAG AGCTCTTCAGCAGATTACGACAAGCGAGTCTCAGTGGATGTTACG CCAACCAAAGTGAAATCAACAAGCAAATAGACCAGTCAGCTAACGCACAGAATCAAAAGAGAG CAGGTTTCACGAAGaagaaagcaaaagaaa ATCACGAATACAAAAACCCCATTTACAACAGAAGCACGGAGCAGCTCCACCATCCGTAG
- the LOC122773704 gene encoding zona pellucida sperm-binding protein 4-like produces the protein MRCSWPTCHTVSLQPKMATDSTHLFWETFMSLSLLLLKGHVQAASKQFQKTAYNSVHDNSLRCFDGFMTVFVSKVQFAELPLTVYVADEDSGYYQATAIAKQCHYFLHESVTFISFTVASHSCFVKRQKNFTSLNVVIMAPANRGRLEIVKSFLLVCERRIKEATTQHYPPVPRQLFCNKDGFNITVSQNATAPPLNLDSVWIPSYQSHNCTPQTRSKDSVTFLFPFTDCGTQSVVADGIITYWVTIETKQVHRQNVSIFHDTPFHLTVQCSFALAQMTQLHIEVQGETSEYPSVLGSSGILRAEMRFAKDSSYKSFFSSREPPAVTYKLGEPVYVEVLVPKHQDKDLVLLLDDCWATATENPHDPQRWNLLVKGCPYTADSHRTVVLPVVSSKHLMYPSLHKWFVVKMFSFVNSPTFENWVHFHCDLVVCKGPDCLRSCNSGQRQLRRITPEPGQRILPNVVSGGPLFYSL, from the exons ATGAGATGCAGCTGGCCTACCTGTCACACTGTGAGCCTACAGCCAAAGATGGCGACTGACAGCACACACCTATTTTGGGAGACATTTATGTCTTTGTCCCTGCTTCTGTTGAAAGGTCATGTCCAAGCTGCTTCAAAACAGTTTCAAAAAACAGCTTATAACTCTGTGCACGATAACTCGTTGCGTTGCTTTGATGGGTTTATGACCGTTTTTGTGTCAAAAGTTCAATTCGCTGAGCTCCCTCTCACCGTTTACGTAGCAG ATGAAGACAGCGGATATTACCAGGCCACTGCAATAGCAAAACAGTGTCATTACTTCCTTCACGAAAGTGTCACCTTCATTAGCTTCACAGTTGCTTCCCACAGCTGTTTTGTGAAAAGACAA AAGAACTTTACAAGTCTGAATGTTGTCATCATGGCACCTGCAAACAGAGGTAGACTTGAGATTGTCAAGTCATTTCTTCTGGTCTGTGAAAGGAGAATTAAAG agGCAACCACACAGCATTACCCACCAGTACCAAGACAGTTATTTTGCAACAAGGATGGATTCAACATTACCGTCTCTCAGAATGCCACAGCCCCACCTCTGAACCTGGACTCAGTCTGGATCCCCTCGTATCAAAGCCACAACTGTACGCCTCAAACAAGGTCCAAGGACTCTGTCACTTTCCTCTTTCCATTCACTGACTGTGGCACTCAGTCTGTG GTAGCAGATGGGATCATAACCTACTGGGTCACTATTGAGACGAAACAAGTGCATCGGCAGAATGTCTCCATATTCCATGACACTCCCTTCCA tcttACAGTGCAGTGTAGCTTTGCACTGGCCCAAATGACTCAACTGCACATCGAGGTTCAGGGAGAAACATCTGAGTACCCATCAGTGCTGGGAAGCAGCGGAATACTCAGAGCAGAAATGAGGTTTGCCAAAG ATTCCTCTTACAAATCTTTCTTCTCGTCTCGAGAGCCTCCAGCAGTGACTTATAAGCTCGGTGAGCCTGTGTACGTTGAGGTGCTTGTTCCCAAACATCAGGACAAGGACTTGGTGTTGCTGCTGGATGACTGCTGGGCCACAGCGACTGAAAACCCACATGACCCACAGCGATGGAACCTTCTTGTTAAAGG GTGTCCTTATACTGCTGACAGTCACAGAACTGTTGTGTTGCCAGTTGTTTCCAGTAAACATCTGATGTATCCATCTCTTCACAAATGGTTCGTAGTCaagatgttttcatttgtgaataGCCCAACATTTGAAAATTGG GTACATTTCCACTGTGATTTAGTGGTTTGTAAAGGACCCGACTGCTTGCGCTCATGCAACAGTG gaCAACGTCAATTAAGAAGAATCACACCAGAGCCAGGACAGAGGATTCTTCCAAATGTCGTCTCCGGTGGACCACTCttttattcactttga
- the LOC122773070 gene encoding uncharacterized protein LOC122773070 isoform X5 encodes MLTMNTDKWIFPLAVCFVCVSSSDNWCHEEVCGHVCENHKLSAPLGSSVLLPCNITNSSLNEVLWKHTAWGNLVELTSDGRVNFLFPKQGRVKVFPNQHSKGKYSMRIDELQNSDLGCYCCMQIDGPNCHQLELVVATGAPKEGMWLLMFICVGVAASILLSICSYLLYRNRTRSNTINLVGPGSEGIDNNSLVYDNDDQHLANQQDDPTRNHCSPPGALQYLGSTGPGQSTTIYPSGNQQLDFKRGESQRSKQRFHTELFSRLRQASLSGCYANQSEINKQIDQSANAQNQKRAGFTKKKAKENHEYKNPIYNRSTEQLHHP; translated from the exons ATGCTGACTATGAACACCGACAAGTGGATCTTCCCCTTAGccgtgtgctttgtgtgtgtgtcttcaagTG ATAATTGGTGCCATGAGGAAGTTTGTGGACATGTTTGTGAGAACCACAAACTCAGCGCTCCACTTGGCTCATCTGTGCTTCTCCCATGCAACATAACAAACAGCAGCCTCAATGAGGTGCTATGGAAACACACTGCTTGGGGGAACCTGGTCGAGCTCACATCTGATGGGCGTGTTAATTTCCTGTTCCCCAAACAGGGCAGAGTGAAAGTTTTTCCAAACCAGCACTCAAAAGGGAAGTACTCCATGAGAATAGATGAACTCCAGAACTCTGATCTGGGATGTTACTGTTGTATGCAGATAGACGGGCCTAACTGTCATCAGCTCGAGTTGGTTGTTGCAACAG GTGCACCAAAAGAAGGTATGTGGCTACTGATGTTCATCTGCGTTGGTGTGGCAGCTTCCATCCTGCTGAGTATCTGCAGCTACT TGCTCTACAGGAACAGAACACGGAGCAATACCATCAATCTTGTGGGTCCGGGGAGTGAGG GAATAGACAACAATAGTCTTGTTTATG ATAACGATGACCAACACTTAGCCAACCAGCAGGATGATCCCACCAGAAACCACTGTAGTCCTCCAGGAGCTCTGCAATACCTGGGCAGTACCGGGCCAGGTCAAAGTACCACCATTTATCCAAGCGGGAACCAGCAGCTTGACTTTAAACGAGGGGAAAGTCAGAGAAGCAAACAGAGATTCCATACAG AGCTCTTCAGCAGATTACGACAAGCGAGTCTCAGTGGATGTTACG CCAACCAAAGTGAAATCAACAAGCAAATAGACCAGTCAGCTAACGCACAGAATCAAAAGAGAG CAGGTTTCACGAAGaagaaagcaaaagaaa ATCACGAATACAAAAACCCCATTTACAACAGAAGCACGGAGCAGCTCCACCATCCGTAG
- the LOC122773089 gene encoding P2X purinoceptor 5-like yields MAEGRFLSLFDYKTEKYIVAKNKRVGLLYRLIQLSILGYIIGWVFIRKKGYQETDEAIQSSIITKLKGVSVTNTSESGLLVWGPEDYVIPPQGEAVLFIVTNFLETPHQRLGHCAESIKVLDGHCRDEEDCEEGKMVVAGHGEMSGRCLRQDVNSTGTCEIFGWCPIERKFKPEGPLLKNAENFTIYIKNFIHFPKFSFSKSNVLETTNDSYLKKCRYDKEVSPYCPIFRLGDITQQAGYKFQDMATFGGSIGIMIRWDCDLDKGYDNCNPQYSFTRLDISHSNKTITTGFNFRHTRYFKNAAGESFRSLFKVYGVQFNIMVHGKAGKFSIIPTAINVGSGLALMGAGAFLCDMVLLYLMKKGDSYRERKFEVSGGQKTTPETNGVEDRSASAEQEKLTT; encoded by the exons ATGGCTGAGGGCCGGTTTCTCTCCTTATTTGACTACAAAACGGAAAAATACATTGTTGCCAAAAACAAGAGAGTTGGACTTTTGTACAGACTTATTCAGTTATCTATCCTCGGCTACATTATAGG TTGGGTTTTCATAAGGAAGAAAGGCTACCAGGAGACAGACGAGGCCATACAGAGCTCCATCATAACCAAACTGAAGGGCGTCTCAGTGACCAACACCTCCGAGTCTGGTCTGCTGGTGTGGGGACCCGAGGACTATGTCATCCCACCACAG GGTGAAGCTGTTCTGTTTATCGTAACCAATTTCTTAGAGACGCCGCACCAGAGGCTGGGACACTGTGCTGAG AGTATTAAAGTGCTGGATGGCCACTGTCGAGATGAGGAGGACTGTGAGGAGGGGAAGATGGTGGTGGCTGGCCATG GAGAAATGAGTGGACGATGCTTAAGACAGGATGTCAATTCCACTGGCACCTGTGAAATCTTCGGCTGGTGTCCCATTGAAAGAAAATTCAAACCAGA agGCCCTCTGTTGAAAAACGCGGAGAACTTCACCATCTACATTAAGAACTTCATCCACTTTCCCAAATTCTCATTCTCAAA GTCCAACGTTCTTGAAACGACCAATGACTCATATTTGAAGAAATGCCGATACGACAAGGAGGTCTCTCCGTACTGCCCCATCTTTCGCCTGGGAGACATCACCCAGCAAGCCGGATACAAGTTCCAGGACATGGCCACATTT GGTGGCTCGATCGGCATTATGATTCGGTGGGACTGTGACCTGGACAAAGGCTATGATAACTGTAATCCACAGTACTCTTTCACTCGCCTGGACATCAGTCACTCTAACAAAACTATCACAACAGGATTTAACTTcag ACACACTCGGtattttaaaaatgctgctggTGAGAGCTTCAGATCTCTCTTTAAAGTTTATGGTGTGCAATTTAACATCATGGTGCATGGAAAG GCCGGGAAGTTTAGCATCATCCCAACAGCCATCAATGTTGGCTCAGGACTGGCTCTAATGGGTGCT GGAGCTTTCCTTTGTGACATGGTGCTTCTCTACCTGATGAAAAAGGGAGATTCTTACAGGGAACGGAAATTTGAGGTATCCGG GGGTCAGAAAACTACACCAGAGACGAACGGTGTGGAGGACAGGAGCGCTTCTGCAGAGCAGGAGAAGCTCACCACCTAG
- the dhx40 gene encoding probable ATP-dependent RNA helicase DHX40: MSKSARWDKADSESKQLPIYKHKDKLVESVRNSTFLLVSGETGSGKTTQLPQYLYRAGFCKNGKIGITQPRRVAAITVAQRVAQEMQCTLGREVGYQVRFDDCTSQDTVVKYMTDGCLLREILADPGLSQYSVVILDEVHERSLNTDILLGLMKKKFSNPAKATDGRSSPLKVVVMSATLESDKLSAFLNNCPMFSIPGRTFPVDCMFGSAVGPKDIESTGYVKEVVKMALDVHASQMSGDILVFLTGQSEIERACDLLFEKAESIDYRYDVEDQTVEGLLILPLYGSMPTDQQRQIFQPPPPRIRKCVVATNIAATSLTINGIKYIVDSGFVKQLNHNSRVGMDILEVVPISKSEAQQRAGRAGRTSAGKCFRIYTKEFWEKCMPDYTVPELQRTSLTSVILTLKCLGVHDVIRFPYLDCPEERFILEALKQLYQFDAIDRRGRVTSLGELMVEFPLQPGLTRAVLKAATLGCQDLLLPLAAMLSVENIFIRPGHPEKQKEADEKHRGLATISGSTNDFATLLSIFQSCKSSDRPSAWCKENWIHWRALKSAFSVETQLGEILLRLQKRRDFPVETYDGNKSEILRRCLCTGYFTNVARRSMGKMFCTMDGHGSMVHIHPSSSLFDLEAELNWVIFHDVLVTSRVYMRTVCPIRYEWVKDLLPKLHEVDVYELSSVAREEVTDEEMMKWETKEAAKRQQEVAAEDVTKKLEKRNNEATISDARARYMQRKQQRQIK; the protein is encoded by the exons ATGTCCAAGTCAGCGAGATGGGACAAAGCGGACAGCGAGTCAAAACAACTGCCGAtctacaaacacaaagacaagctGGTCGAGTCTGTCAGAAACAGCACTTTTCTGTTGGTCTCTGGTGAAACCGGCAGCGGGAAAACCACACAACTGCCACAGTATCTGTATCGAGCTG gtttttgtaaaaatggaaaaattgGCATTACGCAGCCTCGCCGGGTGGCTGCCATCACTGTGGCCCAAAGGGTCGCCCAGGAGATGCAGTGCACCCTGGGTAGAGAAGTTGGTTATCAAGTGCGCTTTGATGACTGCACGtcacag GATACGGTGGTGAAGTATATGACAGACGGCTGTTTGCTCAGAGAGATCTTGGCAGACCCTGGACTTTCTCAGTACAGCGTTGTAATTTTGGATGAGGTCCATGAACGCAGCCTCAACACA GATATTCTTCTGGgtttgatgaagaaaaaattctCTAACCCAGCAAAAGCCACAGATGGTCGATCTTCTCCCCTGAAGGTGGTAGTGATGTCGGCCACGTTGGAAAGTGACAAGCTTTCGGCCTTTCTTAACAATTGTCCCATGTTTTCGATTCCTGGGAGGACATTCCCTGTGGACTGCATGTTTGGTTCTGCTGTGGGGCCAAAAGACATCGAAAGCACTGGTTATGTAAAAGAG GTAGTGAAAATGGCCCTTGATGTGCACGCCAGTCAAATGTCTGGTGatattcttgtgtttttgacaG GTCAGTCAGAGATTGAGCGGGCTTGTGATTTGCTGTTTGAAAAAGCCGAGTCCATAGACTATCGCTATGATGTAGAAGACCAGACTGTGGAGGGTCTTCTCATTTTGCCCCTTTATGGATCCATGCCCACTG ATCAACAAAGGCAGATCTTTCAGCCACCGCCTCCAAGAATAAGAAAGTGTGTAGTGGCCACTAACATTGCAGCAACATCTCTGACCATCAATGGTATAAA GTACATCGTAGACAGTGGGTTTGTGAAGCAACTCAACCACAACTCTAGAGTAGGCATGGATATTTTGGAAGTGGTGCCAATATCAAA GAGTGAGGCTCAGCAGAGAGCAGGCCGAGCTGGAAGAACCTCCGCAGGGAAATGCTTTCGAATCTATACCAAGGAGTTTTGGGAAAAGTGCATGCCTGATTACACAGTTCCAGAACTCCAGAGGACAAGTCTGACATCAGTGATTCTCACACTCAAGTGCCTGGGAGTGCATGATGTCATCAG GTTTCCTTACCTGGACTGTCCAGAAGAGAGGTTTATTCTAGAAGCACTGAAACAGCTCTATCAGTTTGATGCAATCGACAG AAGAGGAAGAGTGACATCGCTGGGAGAGTTGATGGTGGAGTTCCCACTACAACCGGGCCTCACCAGAGCCGTGCTCAAAGCTGCAACGCTTGGCTGTCAGGACCTGCTGCTCCCCCTGGCTGCCATGCTGTCTGTGGAGAACATCTTCATCAGGCCAG GCCACCCTGAGAAGCAGAAAGAGGCAGATGAAAAGCACAGAGGCCTTGCTACCATAAGCGGCAGTACAAATGACTTTGCTACACTTCTAAGTATTTTCCAGTCTTGCAAATCCAG TGACAGACCATCAGCATGGTGTAAAGAGAACTGGATCCACTGGAGGGCGCTGAAGTCAGCCTTTAGTGTGGAGACTCAGCTGGGTGAGATCCTCCTCCGCCTCCAAAAG AGAAGAGATTTCCCTGTGGAAACATATGATGGCAACAAAAGTGAAATCCTCAGACGATGCTTGTGCACAGGATATTTCACCAATGTTGCCAGAAG GTCTATGGGAAAGATGTTTTGCACAATGGATGGACACGGGTCTATGGTTcacattcatccatcatcatca CTGTTTGACCTGGAAGCAGAGCTGAACTGGGTCATCTTTCATGATGTGCTAGTGACCTCACGGGTGTACATGAGGACCGTGTGTCCTATTCGATATGAGTGGGTGAAGGACTTGTTGCCGAAACTTCACGAGGTGGATGTCTATGAACTGAGCAGCGTGGCAAGAGAAGAAGTGACTGATGAAGAGATGATGAAATGGGAGACCAAGGAAGCAGCCAAAAGACAACAAG aGGTTGCTGCTGAAGATGTCACAAAGAAGCTTGAGAAGCGCAACAACGAAGCCACGATCAGTGACGCTCGTGCTCGATACATGCAGCGAaagcaacaaagacaaataaaataa
- the LOC122773670 gene encoding CD59B glycoprotein-like, which yields MKILLLTLLVVLLCSTQVLTLKCYTCEDPENPLNTTPCIEECADGVSYCKTVVIGNNLTRGCASECTNNENTGCCDVDLCDP from the exons ATGAAGATTCTGCTCCTTACACTGCTGGTCGTGCTGCTGTGCAGCACTCAAG TGCTCACACTTAAGTGCTACACATGTGAGGATCCAGAAAATCCATTAAATACCACTCCATGCATAGAGGAGTGCGCCGATGGAGTGTCTTACTGCAAAACTGTAGTAATCG gAAACAACCTTACTCGCGGTTGTGCTTCAGAATGTACCAACAACGAAAACACAGGCTGCTGCGATGTAGACCTGTGCGACCCATGA
- the LOC122773070 gene encoding uncharacterized protein LOC122773070 isoform X1, which yields MLTMNTDKWIFPLAVCFVCVSSSDNWCHEEVCGHVCENHKLSAPLGSSVLLPCNITNSSLNEVLWKHTAWGNLVELTSDGRVNFLFPKQGRVKVFPNQHSKGKYSMRIDELQNSDLGCYCCMQIDGPNCHQLELVVATGAPKEGMWLLMFICVGVAASILLSICSYLLYRNRTRSNTINLVGPGSEGPTAAANALPAQDNQDPVQEQLRGIDNNSLVYADNDDQHLANQQDDPTRNHCSPPGALQYLGSTGPGQSTTIYPSGNQQLDFKRGESQRSKQRFHTELFSRLRQASLSGCYANQSEINKQIDQSANAQNQKRAGFTKKKAKENHEYKNPIYNRSTEQLHHP from the exons ATGCTGACTATGAACACCGACAAGTGGATCTTCCCCTTAGccgtgtgctttgtgtgtgtgtcttcaagTG ATAATTGGTGCCATGAGGAAGTTTGTGGACATGTTTGTGAGAACCACAAACTCAGCGCTCCACTTGGCTCATCTGTGCTTCTCCCATGCAACATAACAAACAGCAGCCTCAATGAGGTGCTATGGAAACACACTGCTTGGGGGAACCTGGTCGAGCTCACATCTGATGGGCGTGTTAATTTCCTGTTCCCCAAACAGGGCAGAGTGAAAGTTTTTCCAAACCAGCACTCAAAAGGGAAGTACTCCATGAGAATAGATGAACTCCAGAACTCTGATCTGGGATGTTACTGTTGTATGCAGATAGACGGGCCTAACTGTCATCAGCTCGAGTTGGTTGTTGCAACAG GTGCACCAAAAGAAGGTATGTGGCTACTGATGTTCATCTGCGTTGGTGTGGCAGCTTCCATCCTGCTGAGTATCTGCAGCTACT TGCTCTACAGGAACAGAACACGGAGCAATACCATCAATCTTGTGGGTCCGGGGAGTGAGG GTCCCACTGCAGCTGCCAATGCTCTACCTGCACAAGACAATCAAGATCCAGTACAAGAACAGCTGAGAG GAATAGACAACAATAGTCTTGTTTATG CAGATAACGATGACCAACACTTAGCCAACCAGCAGGATGATCCCACCAGAAACCACTGTAGTCCTCCAGGAGCTCTGCAATACCTGGGCAGTACCGGGCCAGGTCAAAGTACCACCATTTATCCAAGCGGGAACCAGCAGCTTGACTTTAAACGAGGGGAAAGTCAGAGAAGCAAACAGAGATTCCATACAG AGCTCTTCAGCAGATTACGACAAGCGAGTCTCAGTGGATGTTACG CCAACCAAAGTGAAATCAACAAGCAAATAGACCAGTCAGCTAACGCACAGAATCAAAAGAGAG CAGGTTTCACGAAGaagaaagcaaaagaaa ATCACGAATACAAAAACCCCATTTACAACAGAAGCACGGAGCAGCTCCACCATCCGTAG
- the LOC122773070 gene encoding uncharacterized protein LOC122773070 isoform X3 — translation MLTMNTDKWIFPLAVCFVCVSSSDNWCHEEVCGHVCENHKLSAPLGSSVLLPCNITNSSLNEVLWKHTAWGNLVELTSDGRVNFLFPKQGRVKVFPNQHSKGKYSMRIDELQNSDLGCYCCMQIDGPNCHQLELVVATGAPKEGMWLLMFICVGVAASILLSICSYLLYRNRTRSNTINLVGPGSEGPTAAANALPAQDNQDPVQEQLRGIDNNSLVYADNDDQHLANQQDDPTRNHCSPPGALQYLGSTGPGQSTTIYPSGNQQLDFKRGESQRSKQRFHTELFSRLRQASLSGCYANQSEINKQIDQSANAQNQKRGFTKKKAKENHEYKNPIYNRSTEQLHHP, via the exons ATGCTGACTATGAACACCGACAAGTGGATCTTCCCCTTAGccgtgtgctttgtgtgtgtgtcttcaagTG ATAATTGGTGCCATGAGGAAGTTTGTGGACATGTTTGTGAGAACCACAAACTCAGCGCTCCACTTGGCTCATCTGTGCTTCTCCCATGCAACATAACAAACAGCAGCCTCAATGAGGTGCTATGGAAACACACTGCTTGGGGGAACCTGGTCGAGCTCACATCTGATGGGCGTGTTAATTTCCTGTTCCCCAAACAGGGCAGAGTGAAAGTTTTTCCAAACCAGCACTCAAAAGGGAAGTACTCCATGAGAATAGATGAACTCCAGAACTCTGATCTGGGATGTTACTGTTGTATGCAGATAGACGGGCCTAACTGTCATCAGCTCGAGTTGGTTGTTGCAACAG GTGCACCAAAAGAAGGTATGTGGCTACTGATGTTCATCTGCGTTGGTGTGGCAGCTTCCATCCTGCTGAGTATCTGCAGCTACT TGCTCTACAGGAACAGAACACGGAGCAATACCATCAATCTTGTGGGTCCGGGGAGTGAGG GTCCCACTGCAGCTGCCAATGCTCTACCTGCACAAGACAATCAAGATCCAGTACAAGAACAGCTGAGAG GAATAGACAACAATAGTCTTGTTTATG CAGATAACGATGACCAACACTTAGCCAACCAGCAGGATGATCCCACCAGAAACCACTGTAGTCCTCCAGGAGCTCTGCAATACCTGGGCAGTACCGGGCCAGGTCAAAGTACCACCATTTATCCAAGCGGGAACCAGCAGCTTGACTTTAAACGAGGGGAAAGTCAGAGAAGCAAACAGAGATTCCATACAG AGCTCTTCAGCAGATTACGACAAGCGAGTCTCAGTGGATGTTACG CCAACCAAAGTGAAATCAACAAGCAAATAGACCAGTCAGCTAACGCACAGAATCAAAAGAGAG GTTTCACGAAGaagaaagcaaaagaaa ATCACGAATACAAAAACCCCATTTACAACAGAAGCACGGAGCAGCTCCACCATCCGTAG